The DNA sequence CAGGAGAGCACGGTCCGCACGTCGATGGCCGCCTCGGTGCCGTGCAGCGCGTCGAGCCGGTTCTCCGCGCGGTCCATCTGGCCGACGAGCCCAGCCAGGGAGAACGTGGGATTGATCGCCGCCCGGGCGGCGACCACGGCCAGCGCCAGCGGCAACCGGCCGCTCCGCGCGACAAGGGCGTCCACGGCCACCGGCTCGGTCGAGATCCGCCGTGGACCGAGCCGGCGGACCAGCAGTTGTCGGGACTCCTCGACGGTGAGCAGGTCGAGACTCAGCGGGACGGCACCGTCGGCGGCGACCAGGCCGGCCAACTGCCGGCGGCTGGTCACCAGGGTCAGACAGCCTGCGGTTCCGGCGATCAGCGGCCGGACCTGTGCTGCGTCGACGGCGTTGTCGACAACCACCAGAACCCGCTGATCGGCCAGCAGGCGGCGGTACAGGGAGGTGCGGCCGGGCAGGTCCGGGGGCAGTTCGCCGGTCGGTACCCCGAGTGCGCCGAGCAGGTTCCGCAGCGCCTCGGCGGGGCTGACCGCCGACCCGGCCGGGTCGAAGCCGCGAAGGTTGACGTACAGACGCCCGTCGGGAAAGTGGCCGGCCACGGTCCGTCCCCAGTGCACCGCCAGGGTGGTCTTGCCGACACCGGCGGTCCCCGACACGACGACGGTGGCCCCCGCCTGACGGTCCAACAGACCGTTCAGCCGCTCCAGCTCCGCGTGGCGGCCGACGAAGTCCGCCACGACCGGCAGCAGGTCGGGCATTGCACCGGCCGATCGCCCGGCTGCGGGTGGCGCGGTGCTACGCGGTGCCGGTGCCGGCAGCCGCCACGACGCGGCGGACGCGTAGAACCGCTCCCGGTCGGTTCCGGACAGGCCGAACACGTCGGCGAGCAGACCGACGGTGATCCGGCGCGGCGATGGGCTCCGCCCGCTCTCGATCGCCCGGATCGTGCGCGAGCTGATCCCGGTACGCTCCGCCAACTCCTCCTGGGTCAGCCCCGCCTCCTGGCGGTAGGCACGCGTCAACTCGCCGATCACCAGAACTCCTCCAGCCAGGCCCGTCGTCGCCTCGGCGGAGGCGACGACGAAGGCCGGCCGGTGGCCGGGCGACGGCCGGCGGAGGATCGTGTGGACCACCGCTGGGGGTGGTGTTTCACCTGGTCCAGCCGCGGAGAGGATGGCATCGACGACGTCGAACTCCTACCGACGACCGCCAGTATTGGACCGTCGAGATTGGCCTGTCAACGTCTTCCGGAAATGTCCCGGAGACTTCCGGACGCTGTGGGCCCCACCCCGTACCGCTGGTATAGGCTGGTCACCGCCAGTCGGTGGGTGCGAACGAGTCGGGTGTGAAGAACCGGGGTGGGTGCCACCGCGCCGCTGGCGATCGGGCTGATCGAGCAGGTTCCGGAAGTCTCGCGGACCGCCGCTCAGCCCGTGCTCGGGGGGCGCGGCCGCGTCCGACAGCCGTCCACCATGGTCCGCAGCGTCTGCTCGACCCGCTCAGCACCGACCGCGACCGAGAATACCCGGTCGTAATAGGACCGACCAGCCTGCCCGAGCAGCTCGAGCTTCTCGCGGCCCAGGTCGCACGCTTCGCGCAGGGCGGTTCCGATCGAGTCCGGATCCCCCGCCCGGGCGACGAAGCCGGCGCCGCTGTCCTGGGCGACCGTCGCGGCGTCGCCCTCGGCCGCGACGAGCAGTGCCCGACCTGCCGCAAGGATCGCCTGCACCTTGCTCGGCATCGTGTACGCCGACATCCCACCGGGGCGCAGGCTCACGTAGTGCACGTCGCCAGCGGCCATCAGTGCGGGCATCCGGTCGCGGGGCAGCCGGCCGAGAAACCGGATGTTGGAGGCACCTGCCCGCGCCGCCCGGGCACGCAGCCGGTCCTCGGTGGTGCCCGACCCGGCGATGAGACAGACCAGCCTCGGATCGTCGACCCGGGCACACGCGTCGATCAGCGGGTCGAGACCCTGTGCCTCACCGAGCGCCCCGGCGTAGGACAGCACCACCTGATCGGGACGGATCCCGAGCTCGGCGCGCAGATCCCGATGGCGAACCGGCGTCGCCTCGTCGGCCCACATCGGAATGTAGACCAGCTTCTCCGGCGGTACGCCCCGCCCGGCGAGCAGCCCGCCCGCGCCGGGCGAGACGTAGGCCACCCGATCCGCGCTGCGGTACATCGCCTCGCACCAACCGGCCATCCCCCGCGCGAGGCTCCGTGACAATGGACCGCCACCGAGGAATCCGCTGGCCACCGCGCTGTCCGGCCAGATGTCCAGAACGTGCAGCAGGACCGGTACCCGGTGTATGTGCCGGGCGTACCACATCGGCATCGCCACCGAGATCGGCGAGTTGCCGACCCAGAGTGCGTCGAGTCCACGCAGTGCGTCGACGCCGGAGATCAGCGCCGAGCCAGCGAACGAGCCGTAGTTGACCAGTCGCCGTGCGGCGGACCGGTCATGGCTGGGATAGAGCGCCACCCGACGGATCCGCACGTCGCCGTCCATCTCGTCGACCCGGCGCGCCATCCGGTAGCCGGGTGTGAGCCGACCGGTCGGATAGTTCGGGAAGCCGGTGACCACCCGTACCTCATGTCCCCGTCGAGCGAGGGCGTGAGCGAGCCGGCCAGGCAGCGCGGCCGGCCCCGGCTCGGGATCGAACCACTGGGTGAGCAGACCGATCAGCATGCATTACAACTACCAGCCATTAAGGAGTGTTTTGCCCTTTTTACAGTTAATGCTGACCCGGCCCCGCGATCGCGGGCCGCCCGGCTCATCCGAGCCTTCCTCACCTTGCCGGAAATGACCTCTACGCCAGTTATGTAGCTATATCGTCACGTGCGACGACCTCCACCGTCCCCCCAGGGTGGCCCGACGGGAGAAGCAAGACAGGGGCAGATGTGGTTTCCTCGCTATCGGACCGGCGCTTCCTGGTCACCGGTGGCACCGGGTCCTTCGGCCAGACGATGGTTGCCCGGTTGCTCGACGCCGGCGCCGAGGAGGTCCGGGTCTTCAGCCGCGACGAGTCCAAACAGGACGCCATGCGGCACCGACTCGCCGACGAGCGCGTCCGCTACTACGTGGGTGACATCCGAGACTACGACAGTGTGCTCAAAGCCGTACGGGGCATGGAGTTCGTCTTCCACGCCGCCGCGCTCAAGCAGGTGCCGTCGTGTGAGTTCTTCCCACTCGAAGCGGTCCGGACCAACGTCCTCGGCAGCGCGCACCTGGTGGACGCGTGTGAACGGGTCGGGGTCGAGGCACTGGTGCTGCTCAGCACCGACAAGGCCGTCTATCCGGTCAACGCGATGGGCATGACCAAGGCGCTGATGGAGAAGGTGGCACAGGCACACGCCCGGGACAACCTGACGGCCCGGACCCGCGTCTGCTGCGTGCGGTACGGCAACGTCATGTACTCGCGCGGCTCGGTCATCCCGCTGTTCATCGACCAGATCCGCCACGGCAGCCTGCCGACCGTCACCGAGCCGTCGATGACCCGGTTCCTGATGTCCCTGGCCCAGTCGGTCGACCTGGTGGAACACGCGTTCCACCACGGCCGGCAGGGCGATGTCTTCATCCGCAAGGCCGACGCCTGCACCATCGGCGACCTGGCCACCGCACTGTGCAACCTGTTCGGCGTACCGGCCAAGTTCGACGTGCTCGGCATCCGGCACGGCGAGAAGATGTACGAGACGTTGGCCAGCCGCGAGGAGCTGTCCCACGCCGAAGACCTGGGTGAGTTCCTCCGGGTCCCGGTGGACAGCCGCGATCTCAACTACGCCCTCTACGTCGACGAGGGCGACGTCGCCAGCGGCGGGCTCACCGACTTCAATTCGCACAACGCCCGACGGCTGACCGTGCCGGAGGTCGAGTCGCTGCTGCTCACCCTGCCGGAGGTGCGGGCGCACCTCGATGCCGCCGCGACCCCGGTCGGCGCGCCATGAGCGCCCTCGCCGGCGATGGCGGGCACCTGGAGCGGGTGCCGCGGCGGCGGACCGACGGGCCGGTTCCCGCTCGACGGCGGGTCCTCATCGTTGGCGCCACCGGGATGCTCGGCCACGCCCTGTTGCGGGAGCTCAGCGCCGATCCGGAGCTCGACGCCCACGGCACCGCCCGCAACCTGGCCGACCGCGCACACCACTTCCCGGTGCCACTGGTCGACCGGATCACCGGCGACATCGACGCCACCCGGTTCGACCAGGTCCACCGGATCGTCGACGAACTCCGGCCGGACGTGGTCGTCAACTGTGTCGGGGTGATCAAGCAACGCCCCGACGTACGGGACGCCACCCACACCGTCACCCTGAACGCGCTCTTCCCGCATCTGTTGGCGCGGACGTGCGGCCAGTTCGGCAGCCGACTGATCCACGTCAGCACCGACTGTGTCTTCTCCGGACGCCGGGGCGGCTACGTCGAGGACGACCTACCCGACCCACCGGACCTCTACGGACGGTCGAAGCTGCTGGGCGAGGTCACCGGAGAGGGAGCGCTCACGCTGCGTACCTCGATCATCGGTCACGAGCTGACCAGCAACCGGTCGTTGGTGGACTGGTTTCTGTCGCGCCCCGGTGGCGTCCGAGGCTGGACCGGGGCGATCTACACCGGCGTGACGACCGTCGAGTTCGCCCGGCTGCTGCGGACCGTGGTGCTGCCCCGGACCGATCTCACCGGGCTGTACCACCTGGCCGCCGAGCCGATCTCGAAGTACGACCTGCTCCGGTTGATCGCCGAGGTGTACCGGTGGCCGGGTGACATCGTGCCAGACGACGGGTTCGTCTGTGACCGGTCGATGCGCGCCGACCGGCTGGCCGAGGCCACCGGCTACCGTCCGACCTCCTGGCCGGACATGGTCCGGTCGATGCACGCCGCCCGGGCCCGCTGGGCAGGTGCCCTGACCGAGGCGGACCGGCAGCGCCTCGTGGTCTGACGCGCCGGACCGACAGACAGACCGCTAGGGGTGACCCCGGCCGACCGCAAGCCGAAGGACGACACGTGGTAGACCGAATGAGCCGACTGACCGTGCTGGTCGGCGCGGCATTCCTGCTGGGGGTCACGACCATCCTCGCGGTACGGAATCCGCTGGTCGCCTCGGCCGCCGTCGCGCTGCTCGTCATGCTCATCTGCGCATTCCAGATGGATGGCTGGCGATGGCTGCTGGCCCTGACAATGGCGCTGCTGGTCGGCGCGTCGTCCGATGTAGAGGCATTGGCCGACGCCAGCTTCTATCCGCGGTACGTGGCCGTCGGCGGCCTCGTCGTCTGGACGCTGTGCCTCCGCCGATCCGCCGCTGCCGGGCCGACGAAGCCGTGGACCGGTGTCCTCATCGGGTCGCTGTGGGTACTCGCCGGTCTCGCCACGCTCAGTGCGGTCTGGTCGATCGCTCCGTTTGAGTCCTTCCAGCGTGGCCTGGCCCTGCTGCTGCTGGCCGGGCTGGTCCACCTGCTGGCTCAGCGGCGGTGGCCGGACCGGGCGGTCATGATGGCCGACCTGCGGGTGGTCTACCTGGTGCTGGCCGTATCCGTCGTGGTCAGCATCGGCTACGGAGCGACCAACGGCACGTTGGCCACCGCGTTGTCCGGCAGTTCCCGGTTCCAAGGGCTGTTCAGCAACCCCAACATGCTCGGCATGGTCTGTGCGTTGGCCGTGCCGCTCGGCTGGGCGGTCTACCGGGAGACCGGGCGACGTGCCGAACTGCTCGGCATCCTGCCGGTGGCTGGCGCCCTCGTGTTGTCCCAGTCCCGCACCGGACTGGGCGCCGTGCTCGTCGGGGCGCTCTGGGTGGTGCTACGACATGGGATCGGTACCCTGACCCGGTTCGTCGTCGGCGCGACCGCGGCCCTGCTGGCCGGGTACCTGTCCGGCCTGTTGCCGTCCGTCTTCGCCGCGTCCTGGATGCAGCAGTTCGTCAGCCGGTTCACTCAGAGCGACCTGTCCAACGGCCGGATCCGGCTGTGGCACATGACGGTCGACCTGTGGTGGGAGAACCATCCGGCGCTCGGTTACGGGTACGCGTCCCGCGACCACCTCTACGAGCTGGCCAGCTACGACGAACTGCGCGGCTTCAACGTCGGGCTGGTGCACAACAGCTATCTGCAGATGATGCTGGAGCTCGGGCTGGTGGCCGCGGTGCCGCTGCTGCTCACCGTGCTCGCCGCCGGATGGGCCGCCGTCCGGGCTCCGGTCAACGGGGCGAACTCGGGTCTGGTCTGGCTCATCGTCACCGGCCTGCTGATCCAGATCACCGAGTCGGCGATGTTCGGTACCGGGCAGACGTACCCGTACGTGTTCTGGCTCGCCGTGGTCGCCGTCCTGCTGCACCTGCCCGCCCGGCGACGGGCCGGACACCACCGGGCGGCGGCGGACGTCCCACCGCCGTCGCCCCGACCGGACCCGTCGCCACAGCCAGCTGCCTCGCCGCAGCCAGCACCGTCGGCCGAGCCGGGCAGGTCGCCCAACCGGGGGCGGACCCCGGTCCTGCGGTAGTGGTCAGTCCCGGCCCTCGACCGGGACCACGAACGTACTGACCCGCTGCGACCAGGCCCGGTGGTCGAACGAACGGCGGGCCCGCGACCGGGCCGCCTGGCTCATCGCCGTCCACTGCTCGTCGCGCAGCCGCAACGCGCGCTGCACCGCCAGCCGGACGTCGTCCGGACCATTGCCGTCGAGCACCAGCCCTTCGGTACCGTCACGCACGTATTCGGCCAGGTCACTGGTGTGGTTGAGCAGCACCGGGCACCCGGCGGCGAGACTCTCCGGCACCTTGGACGGGAAGCCGTTCGCCGCGTAGCCGCCGGTGGGCCGCACCAGCATGGCGAAGTGCGACTCGGCCAGCAGGTCCAACACGGTCGCCCGGGGTACCCGGCCGAGGAACACCACCTCGGCGTGGACCGCATCGAGCACCGCCGGGTCCAGGTCGGACAGGTTCGCCGCGTCGTCGCGGGTGATCCCGGCAATGGTCAGCCGGACCCGCCGCTGGTCCTGCGGTGCCAGTCGGCCGATCCCCGCGACGATCACGTGGAGCATGTCCTTGCGGCCCGGCGTACCCGCGTACAGCAGACGCAGGCCGGCGTCGAGCGACGGCGGCCGTGGTGGCGCGAACTCGTCGCAGTCCACCTGCGGCGGCACCACCAGCACGGCCCCGCCACGCCGCTCGAAGTGCCCGGCCAGGGTGGTGGAAACCGCAGTGAACCGGTCGACGAGCCTGGTCGCCAGGAACGTCGACCACCGGTGGCGCACGAAGTAGGGATCGGACCAGCCGCGCCGGAACTGTCGCCGGTCGTGGCGTTCGCTGGCGTCGACCACGATCGGGCAGCGCAGCCCGAGACGCAGCACCGCCCAGTTGCCGAGCGTCATCATGGCCATCGGCAGCAGGACCACGGAGACGTCGCCGCGGCCGACGCAACGGCGACGCAACGCCCGCAGCACGCGGACCGGACGGGCCAGCCGGGCCCACATCCGGCTGAAGTGGTTGGCTCCCCTGATCCGCAAGGTGAT is a window from the Solwaraspora sp. WMMD792 genome containing:
- a CDS encoding glycosyltransferase family 4 protein, giving the protein MLIGLLTQWFDPEPGPAALPGRLAHALARRGHEVRVVTGFPNYPTGRLTPGYRMARRVDEMDGDVRIRRVALYPSHDRSAARRLVNYGSFAGSALISGVDALRGLDALWVGNSPISVAMPMWYARHIHRVPVLLHVLDIWPDSAVASGFLGGGPLSRSLARGMAGWCEAMYRSADRVAYVSPGAGGLLAGRGVPPEKLVYIPMWADEATPVRHRDLRAELGIRPDQVVLSYAGALGEAQGLDPLIDACARVDDPRLVCLIAGSGTTEDRLRARAARAGASNIRFLGRLPRDRMPALMAAGDVHYVSLRPGGMSAYTMPSKVQAILAAGRALLVAAEGDAATVAQDSGAGFVARAGDPDSIGTALREACDLGREKLELLGQAGRSYYDRVFSVAVGAERVEQTLRTMVDGCRTRPRPPSTG
- a CDS encoding polysaccharide biosynthesis protein — protein: MVSSLSDRRFLVTGGTGSFGQTMVARLLDAGAEEVRVFSRDESKQDAMRHRLADERVRYYVGDIRDYDSVLKAVRGMEFVFHAAALKQVPSCEFFPLEAVRTNVLGSAHLVDACERVGVEALVLLSTDKAVYPVNAMGMTKALMEKVAQAHARDNLTARTRVCCVRYGNVMYSRGSVIPLFIDQIRHGSLPTVTEPSMTRFLMSLAQSVDLVEHAFHHGRQGDVFIRKADACTIGDLATALCNLFGVPAKFDVLGIRHGEKMYETLASREELSHAEDLGEFLRVPVDSRDLNYALYVDEGDVASGGLTDFNSHNARRLTVPEVESLLLTLPEVRAHLDAAATPVGAP
- a CDS encoding SDR family oxidoreductase; amino-acid sequence: MSALAGDGGHLERVPRRRTDGPVPARRRVLIVGATGMLGHALLRELSADPELDAHGTARNLADRAHHFPVPLVDRITGDIDATRFDQVHRIVDELRPDVVVNCVGVIKQRPDVRDATHTVTLNALFPHLLARTCGQFGSRLIHVSTDCVFSGRRGGYVEDDLPDPPDLYGRSKLLGEVTGEGALTLRTSIIGHELTSNRSLVDWFLSRPGGVRGWTGAIYTGVTTVEFARLLRTVVLPRTDLTGLYHLAAEPISKYDLLRLIAEVYRWPGDIVPDDGFVCDRSMRADRLAEATGYRPTSWPDMVRSMHAARARWAGALTEADRQRLVV
- a CDS encoding O-antigen ligase family protein, which gives rise to MSRLTVLVGAAFLLGVTTILAVRNPLVASAAVALLVMLICAFQMDGWRWLLALTMALLVGASSDVEALADASFYPRYVAVGGLVVWTLCLRRSAAAGPTKPWTGVLIGSLWVLAGLATLSAVWSIAPFESFQRGLALLLLAGLVHLLAQRRWPDRAVMMADLRVVYLVLAVSVVVSIGYGATNGTLATALSGSSRFQGLFSNPNMLGMVCALAVPLGWAVYRETGRRAELLGILPVAGALVLSQSRTGLGAVLVGALWVVLRHGIGTLTRFVVGATAALLAGYLSGLLPSVFAASWMQQFVSRFTQSDLSNGRIRLWHMTVDLWWENHPALGYGYASRDHLYELASYDELRGFNVGLVHNSYLQMMLELGLVAAVPLLLTVLAAGWAAVRAPVNGANSGLVWLIVTGLLIQITESAMFGTGQTYPYVFWLAVVAVLLHLPARRRAGHHRAAADVPPPSPRPDPSPQPAASPQPAPSAEPGRSPNRGRTPVLR
- a CDS encoding glycosyltransferase family 4 protein — protein: MTEQTTTVEHGPRPGDRPADRRPRPRPLLIGAYAFPYGDATSNRLLQLARCAAGAAGPTLVVNDWPCELPFPPDGPRASGVELITLRIRGANHFSRMWARLARPVRVLRALRRRCVGRGDVSVVLLPMAMMTLGNWAVLRLGLRCPIVVDASERHDRRQFRRGWSDPYFVRHRWSTFLATRLVDRFTAVSTTLAGHFERRGGAVLVVPPQVDCDEFAPPRPPSLDAGLRLLYAGTPGRKDMLHVIVAGIGRLAPQDQRRVRLTIAGITRDDAANLSDLDPAVLDAVHAEVVFLGRVPRATVLDLLAESHFAMLVRPTGGYAANGFPSKVPESLAAGCPVLLNHTSDLAEYVRDGTEGLVLDGNGPDDVRLAVQRALRLRDEQWTAMSQAARSRARRSFDHRAWSQRVSTFVVPVEGRD